A segment of the Epinephelus fuscoguttatus linkage group LG23, E.fuscoguttatus.final_Chr_v1 genome:
GAGGTGACCAGTTTGTCTGGCATGGTGTCATGAAACAGCTGTTTCTTGgttaacataaaaaacaactaATGAGCACCATGGGAAACTCCATTATAGAGCTTAGATTCCCGACCCGGCCGTTATTTCCCGCCACTATCTTCGGGCTCGGACGGGTCtggtttacatccaaaaactgtGCACTCTCCTCATAATAGACCTCAGCTATGGAACCAACTACTTATCACACCTGAGGGGTGGAGCCACGGCCCCCCCTTGATGGTGCCACTGGCCGCGCATACGTGAGTTGTCAATGGTGGCAACGTGTGTGTCCGCTTcgtcgagtgtaccaagtgcagcacgatgctggtatatgacagcaaaaagacggggacctcgacacttaagagaCACATGACAAGGgtttgccatggaaagaaagatgagagtcagccttcaacgTCCACATCCGtatcgtttaaaaaaaaaaaaaaaacaatggcgGGTTTAAACTGGGCTcaggctcataattacagttaaagggccgGGCCGGGCTCGGACAGAATATGCACGGGCTTgggtggggtcgggctggattttttgggaccgatctaagctctactcCACTAGCGGGACTAACGCTGTTGTCAAGTGATACGGCGAAACCAATGAgaagtaataacaacaatggcgaGCACTACACAAGATAGACAATGCTATTGAGGCTGTTCCAAAGATCGGGCTGTCACGATGCAATATCACGCAATTAACAGGCCAGCTGTAAGGGATGGCAAGCAATCAGCgttcatgttttttctttttctaaatggAAGATGTGTATTTATACTGTGCTAAAAATGCTAGCAGCGTAGCAAGGCGATGAGCGACTATCCTGCACTGAGTGCTGTACAGTGGTCGTGTTAAGATAAGAAATATTTGGGTAAAATGCGGCTGTCACTGTGACTTTTCACCCAAACATCCAATCAAAGTAGAGAAGGGGCGGGACAAATaacacacagaccaaccatTACATCATTGAACAACAtcaaaacagagcagaaatTAATACTGAGCACGTGTTTCTGCCTTCCATTCATCCACAGCAGGTAAGCTGACTCTACCTTGTGCCAACACTTTAACggatattctgtatcatagcGACCAGACGCAACCAAAGCGTCTCAGCTGAAAGAAGTGCTCCACCCCTTATTGCGCTTCATTGCTCTTCTGTGCTCTGCACTTAACAATGAAAAGTATTCAATCTGCTTTAATCCTTTATCATCTTTGCCTTTTTAAAAGCAACAAATACACCTAATAGTAGCCCAACAACAAATCTAATTTACAAAGCACTAAATTCAGGATGATGAAGtcatttccaaaaacaaaaaattgcaGTAAAGCCATCACAGGGGAAATTCCTTCATGGCGACAGCCCTAGCTTCAGGCTAAATGCTGGAGGGCAGCTGACGATGTAGGGCAGTATAGGTGGGGCATCTTTAGTCATTAATCAGGCTGTGCACCACACAACATAAAAGGGGATGTGAATGGATTATTATACAACCAACATCAAGTACAGCTGTACTGAAATGCAATGAAAAAGTCGCTGCAGTTATGACAGGTGTTAATAACTTAAGTCATGTACACCAGTGGCAACCATTGTCTCTCTACCTCTTCCATCACCACAGAGTATTTCCACACAGTGTGCACAAGAGTTAAAGTGTTTGCATTGTCTCTTTTGCTTTCACGCCAACTTTATTATGCCTTTTACCTTAGTGCATCCAGCATAGGCAGCAAGTTAAGAAGTGCTGTGTCACTAGGGTCGCTGAACCAGGACTTGATGGGTATTGCATTGTCTGGAGGGCAGAGAAAAGCCAGTCAGTCGTGTCAGTGAAATGGACATGGTTGTGATTTTATGCTGCTCTGTTAAAGAGGCCACTGAGTGTTAGTGGAGCTGCAGATTTAATGTACTGTTACAGCAGTTACAATACAAGCCTTGTACTAAGAATAAACTGCTCGGTTATTTGTCCTCTTCCTGTGTCATCAcaaggtttgtgtgtgtagggtCGACTTTTATGTTAAAgatacatgtgcacacagctAAATATACACCAATCTGGATAAGTTAAAGCCATAAAGTCTTACCTGGATGGCTACGATAAGCACCAGGCGAGTTGTCCAGGATGACAATACTGGACAGGTCATCGTGTACTACAGACAGGTCTTTAATATAACTACCTAGATCCAATGTACAATGCTGGCAAGAGAAACAACAAGACAAAAGTCACCATCAGAACAGACTTCAAAGGTCAGTGGGAGTTGTATAACCTTTAAGAAACACCCTATATAAACACAGCCTATAGTGCAGTACCTGTCTGTAGTATCTGCGTTTCAGGATGTTCCTGTTGTTGTCCAGCTTGTCTGCCACCGCTGAGCCATAGATCTCCATACTGGCTGTGAAAACCACCAGCTCATACCACTGGCTCACCTGTGCACACATGATATTGTAAGTAAAAAATTTACAGTAAGTGCTCTATAAGTCACGAGGGGTCATTATCCAAAACAAAGATAATTTTATGGCATCAGTAGTTTGAGAGTGCAGTACAATGGGGATTGATGGTAAAGATGACCGCTCACCACTTCTAAAAAGAAGTCGACATGCGGCCTTTTATGTACGAAGAATCTGACTGGGTGCTTGTCGATGACGACCTGCAcggagacagaaagacacacgGTGTTTAGGCTCAAATGCACGTGCGTTCAAACTTGTACATATTTGGCCAAACACTCGTACTTTGAGGATGAAGTCTGGCGGCGTGCCAGGTCTCACTGTGGGTCTGAGGACCCCGTCATGGTGAGAGTGGATCAGCGTCTCGTCCAGGTCCAGAACCAGAATCTTCCTCTTTACTGCATCTGGAGTTCATCACACAGCATAGACACATGAGCTATTTTATCTCAGCACATTGACATGCACACAGGAAATCAGGTTACTGGGACAAATGAGGTTACACAAGGAATCACACAATGCTATTACATGCACTGTAA
Coding sequences within it:
- the ctdnep1a gene encoding CTD nuclear envelope phosphatase 1A — protein: MLKTRQCLLGIRTFLGVTSRIWGFIMYILRKHLRTIIQYQTVRYDTLPLSPISRNRLNAVKRKILVLDLDETLIHSHHDGVLRPTVRPGTPPDFILKVVIDKHPVRFFVHKRPHVDFFLEVVSQWYELVVFTASMEIYGSAVADKLDNNRNILKRRYYRQHCTLDLGSYIKDLSVVHDDLSSIVILDNSPGAYRSHPDNAIPIKSWFSDPSDTALLNLLPMLDALRFTADVRSVLSRNLHQHRLW